The Thermus hydrothermalis nucleotide sequence ATGTACTGCGAAGACCTCCCGTTCGCCATCCCACCAGGCGCCATTGTGGTGGTGGCCAAGGAGAAGCAACCTAGCCCTGGGGACATCGTGGTGGCATGGCACAGGGAAAAGGAGGTCGGGTATCTCAAGCAGTGGTTCCCCAAAGACGGTTACCAGGTGCTTCGCTCCTGGAACCCGGACGTCCCCCCCATGGTGGTGCAGGGCCAGGACGAGGTGGAGATCCAGGGCGTGGTGGTGCAGATCGTCATTGACCCCAGCAAGGTGAGCGTGAAGCCCAGGGGGAGGTAGT carries:
- a CDS encoding LexA family protein, translated to MWVQNPDLIARLLKALQWTPEEFTRETGIELPTMPAKLKASMTYMELIPLVGVVSAARGDSMAEPMGYVEVDSSVVSRHSGYTLFALEVDGDSMYCEDLPFAIPPGAIVVVAKEKQPSPGDIVVAWHREKEVGYLKQWFPKDGYQVLRSWNPDVPPMVVQGQDEVEIQGVVVQIVIDPSKVSVKPRGR